Part of the Dehalococcoidia bacterium genome is shown below.
GTTAGCCCTGCCAGGCTTCCAGCGTGAGCCGAACCGTGATCTCGCGGTTTTCGCGCAGGAGCCGGATCTCGATGGTGTCACCCACGCTGCGCGAGTCTATGTACTTCGCCAGGTCCTCGAAGGTCTTCATCTCGTGACCATCGATCGAGAGGATGACGTCGCCAGGCGTGCGGCTCCCGGTGCCGCCGCCGATGCCGCGCAGACCGGCGCGGGCGGCGGCGCTGTTCGGCTCTACGCTGACCACCATCACGCCCCGGTCCACGCTCAGGCCAAACTGGGCCGCCCGCGCCGGCGTCAGGGTCTCGAGGCCGACGCCCATCTTCGGGTGACGGATGGTCTTGCCGGCAAGGAGGTCAGGCAGGAAGCGCTTGGCGATGTTTATCGGCACGGAGTATCCGATGCCAACGAAGGCGCGCTCGCCGTCCGGATTGTCGATCGCTGTCGTGATGCCGATGACCTCGCCGTTCATGTTGAAGAGCCCGCCGCCGGAGTTCCCGGGGTTGATGGCAGCGTCCGACTGGATGAGCTGGCGCAGAGGCCGGCCCGTGCCCCCACTGCCAAGCGTGCGGCCGACGCCACTCACGATGCCCTGCGTCACGCTGCCGGTGAGGTTAAGGGGATTACCGACCGCGATCACCAGTTCGCCGATGCGTACCTGGTCGGAGTCACCCAGGATAGCCGGCTGGAGCTTGTCCGGCGGAGCGTTGATCTTTATTACCGCGAGGTCGTTGCCGGGGTCGGTGCCGACGACGGTTGCGGCGTAGGAGCTGAGGTCGAAGAGGGTGACATCGATAATGTCGAAGCCGCGGACCACGTGGTTGTTGGTGAGGATGTGACCCTGCTTGTCGATGATGATGCCGGAGCCTGTGCCGCCCACGTTAGTGCGGCTGGACAGGCCGCTGACCGTGACGATGGACGGCCGGACGCGCGCGTAAAGGTCGGCCAGGTCCCGGGGCGCATCGCTGGACAGCGGCGTGGTGGTCGAGGGCGCGGCTTCGCGCACCACCGTCGCGGGAGCTTCATCCGACCGCAGCTGGTCGAGAGCAACGACCGCGGCGCCGCCCAGAGTCATGCTCAGGACTATCACCAGCGTCCAGGTCAGTACTTGTGTCCTCACCGCTGCCACCTCCAACTCCTGATCCTATGATCGCGATGCGCGGCGCGCCGGGATTTAGGCATCTGCAAAAAGAATGTCAAAACGCAGGCCGTCGCCGCAAAGGCGGCCTACCGCGCCCGCCCGCGCCGAAAATGCTCCAGCAGCGCCGGCCCGCTATCATCCCCCTGTGAGCCCTGAGATCGACCCCGGCCTGAGGCCGGTCCTGCCGTTAACCTCCCGGATCAACGAGGCCGGACATCTAGCCGTCGGCGGCTGCGACCTCGTGGACTTGGCCCGCGAGTTCGGCACGCCCCTTTACGTGTTCGATGAGGCCGACCTTCGGGCGCGAGCGCGAGAACTCCTGAGCGAGTTCCGTTCTCGCTGGCCCGAAACGTCCGTCATTTATGCCGCCAAGGCGTACATCGGAAGGGCGCTCGCGCGCCTGCTCGCCGAGGAGGACATCGGCCTCGATGTCGTGTCTGGCGGTGAGGTGGCAATCGCGGCGGCAGCAGGCTTCCCGCTCGAGCGCGCCTACTTCCACGGCAACAACAAGCTCCCGGCCGAGTTGCGCGAGGCCGTGAATGCGGGCATCGGGCGCGTCGTCGTCGACAACCTGACGGACGTGCGAGTGCTCGGCGAGGTGGCCGCCGCCGCAGGAAGGACACAGCCCGTGCTGCTGCGGGTCACGCCCGACGTCGACGCGCACACACACGCCAAGATCACCACGGGCGTCCTGGACAGCAAATTCGGGCTGCCGGTGGCCTTCGGGTTGGCGGAAGAGGCCGTCTTGGCCATCCAGCGCACGGCCTCCCTCGACCTCGTAGGCATTCACTGTCACATCGGCTCCCAGATCTTCGAGGTGGAGCCGTACTACGCGGCGATCGAAGTCGCGCTCGAGTTTGCGGCTGACATGATGCGCAAGCACGGCCTGGACTTGCGCGAGTTCAGCCCGGGCGGGGGCCTGGGCCTCCAGTACCTGCGCGAGGAGCCACCGCCGCCCGTATCCGTGTACGCGGAGGCGATCACAAGCGCGGTAAGGGACGGGTGCCGCCGCTTCGGGCTGCCGCGACCGAGACTCGTGGTCGAGCCCGGGCGCGTGCTCGTGGGAAGGGCCGGCATGGCGCTGTATACCGTCGGGTCACGGAAAGAGCTGCCGGAGGTGCGGACCTATGTTGCCGTCGACGGCGGCATGGCCGATAACATCCGCCCGGCGATGTACGGCTCCAGGTACGAGGCGCTTTCCGCCGAACGGCCAGACGCGCCTCAAGAGGAGACCGTCACGATAGTTGGCAAGTACTGCGAGTCCGGCGACTACCTGGTCAAGGACGCGCGCCTGCCACGGCTGCGTGAGGGCGAAGTGCTGGCGGTGCCGGCCTCGGGCGCCTACTGCCTGGCCATGGCGAGCAACTACAACGCCTCCCTGCGCCCACCCATCGTCTTCGTGGCTGACGGTAAGGCCCGTCTCGTCCGGCGGCGCGAGAAATACGCCGACCTCATGGCGACGGAGGTCGAGTGAGCGCAGGGCCGCTGCCGCGAGTCGCCTGGAGGACGGTCGGGCAGGAAACGGCGCTGGCCGCCCTGGAGCCGGCCGTCCTCAGCGGCGAGCCGGCGCACGCCTACCTCTTCACCGGCCCGGCGGGAGTCGGCAAGACGATGGCGGCCCTGGAATTCGCCGCGGCCCTCAACTGCGAGGGTTCGCCGAAGCCCTGTCGCGAGTGCCGCAACTGCCGCGACACCCTCGAGCCGGGCAGACAACACCCCGACGTCGAGGTCGTAGCTCCGGGCGGGGTCTGCGACGAGAGCGAGCACGGCACGCACGAGGGCAGCCGGGACATCCGCATCTGTCAGGTTCGACGCCTCGAGCGCGTGCTCTCTATGACGCCGTACCGCGGCGCCTGGAGGGTGGCGATCATCGACGGCGCCGAGAGGCTGAACCAGGACGCCTCGAACGCCTTCCTGAAGACCCTCGAGGAGCCTCCGCCGGCGACCGTGCTCGTGCTGGTCACCGACCGCGAGGAGCAGCTCCTGGAGACGGTGCTTTCGCGCTGTCGCAGGGTCGCCTTCGGAAGGGTGGACAGGGAGAAAATAGAGGCCGTTCTTGCCGAGCGAGGCGTCGAGGGCGAACGGGCGGCGGCAATCGCCGCGCTGGCAAACGGGCGCCTGGGCTGGGCGCTGCGCGCCATCGAGGACGAAACCCTGCTTTCCGAGCGTGAGGGGTTCCTGGACTCCGCGCGGGCCGTCGCCCACGTTTCGCGCCCCGGCCGCCTCGCCTGGGCGAAGGCAGCGGACGAGCGCGGCGCCGCCGTCCGCGAGCGCTATCTGCGTGAGCTCGAGGTGTGGGAGCAGTGGTGGCGAGACGTGCTCTCCGTAGCCGCGGGAAGCGGGGCTGGTATCATAAACATCGATAGGTCAGCCGCTCTGCGTGAAGAGGGCGGACTGTATCGGCCGCTGGCCATCGTGCGCTTCCTGCGTTCCCTGCAGAAGACCAGGGAGTACCTGCAGG
Proteins encoded:
- a CDS encoding trypsin-like peptidase domain-containing protein; this encodes MRTQVLTWTLVIVLSMTLGGAAVVALDQLRSDEAPATVVREAAPSTTTPLSSDAPRDLADLYARVRPSIVTVSGLSSRTNVGGTGSGIIIDKQGHILTNNHVVRGFDIIDVTLFDLSSYAATVVGTDPGNDLAVIKINAPPDKLQPAILGDSDQVRIGELVIAVGNPLNLTGSVTQGIVSGVGRTLGSGGTGRPLRQLIQSDAAINPGNSGGGLFNMNGEVIGITTAIDNPDGERAFVGIGYSVPINIAKRFLPDLLAGKTIRHPKMGVGLETLTPARAAQFGLSVDRGVMVVSVEPNSAAARAGLRGIGGGTGSRTPGDVILSIDGHEMKTFEDLAKYIDSRSVGDTIEIRLLRENREITVRLTLEAWQG
- a CDS encoding DNA polymerase III subunit — translated: MSAGPLPRVAWRTVGQETALAALEPAVLSGEPAHAYLFTGPAGVGKTMAALEFAAALNCEGSPKPCRECRNCRDTLEPGRQHPDVEVVAPGGVCDESEHGTHEGSRDIRICQVRRLERVLSMTPYRGAWRVAIIDGAERLNQDASNAFLKTLEEPPPATVLVLVTDREEQLLETVLSRCRRVAFGRVDREKIEAVLAERGVEGERAAAIAALANGRLGWALRAIEDETLLSEREGFLDSARAVAHVSRPGRLAWAKAADERGAAVRERYLRELEVWEQWWRDVLSVAAGSGAGIINIDRSAALREEGGLYRPLAIVRFLRSLQKTREYLQANVDARLALEVLALDVPQPASTAGKR
- the lysA gene encoding diaminopimelate decarboxylase, producing MSPEIDPGLRPVLPLTSRINEAGHLAVGGCDLVDLAREFGTPLYVFDEADLRARARELLSEFRSRWPETSVIYAAKAYIGRALARLLAEEDIGLDVVSGGEVAIAAAAGFPLERAYFHGNNKLPAELREAVNAGIGRVVVDNLTDVRVLGEVAAAAGRTQPVLLRVTPDVDAHTHAKITTGVLDSKFGLPVAFGLAEEAVLAIQRTASLDLVGIHCHIGSQIFEVEPYYAAIEVALEFAADMMRKHGLDLREFSPGGGLGLQYLREEPPPPVSVYAEAITSAVRDGCRRFGLPRPRLVVEPGRVLVGRAGMALYTVGSRKELPEVRTYVAVDGGMADNIRPAMYGSRYEALSAERPDAPQEETVTIVGKYCESGDYLVKDARLPRLREGEVLAVPASGAYCLAMASNYNASLRPPIVFVADGKARLVRRREKYADLMATEVE